Within Seriola aureovittata isolate HTS-2021-v1 ecotype China chromosome 12, ASM2101889v1, whole genome shotgun sequence, the genomic segment GTTTTGAACAGACAGCAACAGAGTACTGAAACTAGTAAAgctgaatataaataaagttagttgaACATGGTTTTTGGCTAgatcatgtcaaaatgtctacTGTGAAAAGTTAACAGTATTTTGCACCGTTACCTgtcttaaaaacacatttttcaatcAAATATTTAGACACTGCACAATTCTATGCACTCAAATTACTGGCCTTGTCTATTTGAAATTCAGAATTCAGGTTTTTCAATTAATGCTCAATGGAAAAACTCAATGGAAAAACCGGCACAGCTGTGAAATTATTCCATTTCTTTTCCCCccacacagtgaaaaaatcTATGCAACTCAACATCAATTCATCATGCTCCCAAATTTATATCTATAAAAGACAATGTCAAACACTTTTTATTTGGTCTGAGGCTGACTTCATGTTGACACTCTTGCAGGAGGTACTGGCTGGTAAAAATTGTTGATAAAGTCTTGCTCTGTCTTTGCTTCTTGGATACTTTCTGGCTGACTCGTGGTGCCCAGAAGTGGTCTTTTGTGGGAATTACAATTAGCTTGTCCCTGTCCACTACTACTTCCTGAATGATTTGAGAAGTGATCTGTCAAACAGTGGCTACTAAGGCTTTGCTGTTGGGTGACATCCTTCCCAagatgatcatttttatttatatcaattTGACTGTTGCTCTTCCTGTCACCATTTTTTGCAGGATGACTCCCAGTTTCGGGCATGACTGAAGAATGAAAACTCTCAGAAGTACTCcttcttctgtctttatctgCCTGCACTGTTACTAACACTGAAACACCTCCACATGTAGTTTTCTTTTGCccattttgtgtctttgattTCCCAGTTGTTGGAATGGTTGAAGGGGTAATATTGACGTTTTCTGACCTCCAGACAgagctgctttctctctccctctgtggtaacaaatcatattctctgCTCAGGCTGTTAATACTGCGATGGGATGATAGATGGGCTTCATGGACAGGTGAGTctctttgagtttttttttggaaactaGCATTAGATGTTGGGGGCCTGCAGTGGAGGCCAGCACTATCTTGTTCTGGGGAAAGACTGCAGATGTATTCGCTCTTAACCATTATCTGGTCAGTGGTGAAGTGGCTGCTCACATTCCCTGAAGTGGTGATCTTGCTGCAGAAAGGTATTTCACTTGATTTATTGGAGGCTAATGTTCTTCTATGCTGACCAAGAGTCCTTGACAGTGAGGAAGAATGAACTGGTTTGACGAATGCAGAGGTCTTAGTGAGAGAAGGTCCAACTGGTGGCCTGGGTTTAGGAcggcacagaggaggaggtggatgtgGTCTTAGGACTGACGTAGCATTTGAAGCTTGCAGAGTCTCATCTGAAGCCTTTTGACCTGCTGACAGTCTGGAAGAGAGGAATCAGAATGGGAATCTGAGAACAGAAGCAGCTACTTGAGGTATCAACTATGCAGTTAAAGCGCACTCCCCCTGCTggtcaaaatgtcataatgcaTCCCTTCGAATTCTAATGTCTGTTTTGAGCTGTTCTCCTTCAGGTGTAGCTTGTGAGGCTCCCCTGGCCTAAGCTCCCCTGGCCTAAGCTCCCCTGGCCTAAGCAGTAGCAGAAATCTaagttgctcttttttttttttttttttttttttaagagatttttgtttgtttagggTGATGAATGTTTTCAAgggtttgtttctgttgtgagCTTGGCCTCTGTGGCTTCCCTTTCTTTTGTCAAGTTTGACAGCTCTGTCATTCcccttttatttcatttgaattcattttgggatcatattcatttaaaagaaatcatcaaattatttttctgcTACTCCATGTCTGTGAATAATGGTATTGCCCTCTCAAAAGATATGAACTTTGAAAACCAAGTAGAAGGGGctattttatgtcatttatttgattatatttttttactgtaaaaaaagtgctacacaaataaaagttattattatgaaatacaGCCTTTGGGGGGTTGTAGCAGTGACAAAACATACAAACCTGAACCTGTTTTTCAATTCCTTCACAGGGAGAGGAGGCGAGGCTGGGGGTGAAGCGGCAAACGAAGAGGGGTAAAGCTCCAAGTCCATTTGTATAGCTCCTCTTAGCTCTCTCAActctacacatacacaaacacaacagaagtgagatttgaaaaagtctgaaaatattGAAACCATCTATGTGAAGTATGATTGAAATACACTGTCAGATACTTCCATCAAATTACCTACAGGATAAGTGAAAAAGCAAACAGTGTTCATTGAGTAGTGAAAGTGACGTCAGTTGTTGTTTTACCCAGACTACTGCTTCATGTTCTCAAATTACTTTTTATGGCATTCAGCCCAGTGAAGATTCTGCAGATTTGGCCACGGCCAAACCATATGTTTTAGAATGAGTTTGCCATCTAATGGAAGGTGGGTAAAACTACCAGCACTCTTATTTCATCAGTAAATGTATTCACAGAGCTAAAGATTAAATTGGACATGAGAGATGAAGTAGAGAAATCTTCTCAAACACCACATGTTAAACAATACTGTGCCAGCAGATGGCAGCAAACACCAAAATGTGGGTACATGGACTCACCTGCAAGTGTAGGCTCTGATTTATCAAATTCACATCGAGTCCTGCacttttgtttaatatttttctgcaagaaacacaaaggaaaagagcTCATGTTAGTGATGCAGTTAAGTACAATGTAAATCTATTAAAAATTTTCATAGCAAAGGAACAAGgaaaaaggataaaaataacagagggagaaagaggaaaggaatgtatgtgtgtgtgtgtgtgtgtgtgtgtgtgtgtgtgtgtgaccactAAACGATTGAGCAGCAGTGTTCCATCATAATTTGGCCTCAAACATTTATATCCAGAGCAATGAAAACCATAgcactaagtgtgtgtgtgtgtgtgtgtgtgtgtttccatagTTCACAAAACCAAAGACCTGATTGAAAAGTGTatctcaatgtgtgtgtttgttatgaaTGACTGGCAGCCTCCTCTCATTTTAAACCAGCACAAACACTAATGGAGAGTTTTTATAGTAACCACAGACTATATAGTGCAttacacaatcaaacacacacacgcacacacacacccaaacataCCCATGGGCCTGGAGACTGACagttaaaatgtatatttttggtCTATTTTCCCAGTGGGTTTCAAACCTAAACCTCCTAGTGCTGTCTCTCAGAGCTGCAGACGAAGTATGTGTGGTGTCTCTGACAGCGGAGTGACTGAAATCCTAAACAACTTTAAAGCACACATGCTCCAAAAATAGGTTGTGGTCCATGTGGGGTTTGGACCCATTATAATGGTGCTGACATgctattatatatatttttatgctatataTTTTCGGAAAGCTTGTATGTTACTGTCATCATTCTCACATGTTGTTCTCTAGAACCCAAATCCACCCACAACATAGCGAGCATACAAAACATTTCCCTTAGCTGATGCAAAACcagaaacagaggaacagagatcACCAGTTCTGCTACATAAAGCTGAAACCAGCTATTGATGGCTGCCATCTTTTCATCAACTTAGGTGATAGCTCTGCTGTGTACTGGAAACATGCTAAAAACCTACAAGCTACGCCAGCGTGACAATGACGTGAATTGTGGAAATGTATCAAAATACAGAAGCTAACCATGCTCGAACTGGTTTCATTGTGACTGTCAACTACAACACCAGTCTGTTTAGCTGCATGATGCGTGATTATACTGGGATCAACCGCTGCGGCCTCTGGTGTACAGACTGGTAGGATCAGAGGTGGCTGGGAGTCGCAGCATTGGGTTTGCACCCTGGTGCTGCCAATTCAAAATACAGAACGTGGAAGTTGCCATGCAGCCTTGACAAACATTAGTCCACCTCAGCCCAGTTTAGACCAGCAAAAGACCATTAAAAAAGACCATCCCTACTGAGTTCAGCAACCAAATCCTCACCCACAGCAAACATCACAGTATGAGGAGAGTTGTGGTGCTCCTGCACTAACAAAGAACAGCTAATGATATTATTACTAACTGGGGGAAATAAAcaccctctctccctgcagctctAACTGAAGCGTTCAAGGGCCAAACCCATGGATTGTCATCTCTGTGCTATCTTAAACTGAATTGAGAAGGCAAATTCTTATACATTCATGTAAACCAATTCCAGAGCTACAACTGGATATTGGCAGTAAGCTTACTGAAGTAAACTTAAATGGAAAATAGTGAATGGAAAACCTGCACTGCCACATGTTAGAGAATGTAAATAGGATAACACTCGACTTCAGAGATGAGTCTTAACAAAATCACAACTCAGACTACATGGCCCAGACATGGGCCATGTAGTCTGAATGGACGCGAGTTGCATCTTAAAGATTGCACTGACACTGACCTGGAAGACTAAGAACAGTCTGAAGGGCAAGTTGGTCAAAATAACCTTAACTTGGGAGCAGGCTCAACATGTTGCCAAGGATAGGGAATGATGGAGAGACCTCATTGTAGCTTTAGGATTAAGTAACTAAGCAGACATGAGAGCCTTCATGCCTCTAACCAACCCAATGGAGTCCACTCCACTGCTTTGGAGAATATTGACTTATTAACAGTTACTGTACAGTGAATCACTATGAAAAGCCGCAGTGAGAGTGCAGCCTGTACTTTAGAGGTCAGGATATTTGGAAAATAGTATCTACATAATTTCCACAGCTTGTGGGGGGAGGGAAACTTTATATTCAACAAACACCTTTAAacaacagtctgtgtgtgttattcttAACTACCATGGTGCTGAACCTCCCTCCTGCTCAGAGACAATGGATCATTACAGTTGTGTTTAGGAG encodes:
- the ccdc24 gene encoding coiled-coil domain-containing protein 24, with the protein product MQSPNESQLWCLGPSLWSLITEHVPGPELPKIRTSLGHSLVGMYTEVHSEAEMWHKMWQESQRGGNHGSSAMTSLPRQQATPLADPPAVKELLRAEVKMLLQTLRERASRGGRDGEELLFRYKPETVNYALGHLDSCYSNCTNPGDTDYGNRPSSRCSVKSHTEDEVEAVRDKLNVTDIDQVVDRLKSVIIEESEGLNRLVKHFKKNIKQKCRTRCEFDKSEPTLAELRELRGAIQMDLELYPSSFAASPPASPPLPVKELKNRFRLSAGQKASDETLQASNATSVLRPHPPPPLCRPKPRPPVGPSLTKTSAFVKPVHSSSLSRTLGQHRRTLASNKSSEIPFCSKITTSGNVSSHFTTDQIMVKSEYICSLSPEQDSAGLHCRPPTSNASFQKKTQRDSPVHEAHLSSHRSINSLSREYDLLPQRERESSSVWRSENVNITPSTIPTTGKSKTQNGQKKTTCGGVSVLVTVQADKDRRRSTSESFHSSVMPETGSHPAKNGDRKSNSQIDINKNDHLGKDVTQQQSLSSHCLTDHFSNHSGSSSGQGQANCNSHKRPLLGTTSQPESIQEAKTEQDFINNFYQPVPPARVST